A window of Platichthys flesus chromosome 23, fPlaFle2.1, whole genome shotgun sequence contains these coding sequences:
- the lum gene encoding lumican yields MSPLGLPLLAVLVSVALCQYDYDYQPHSMLGPSGPNCNQECECPVLFPSAMYCDSRKLKSVPVVPTGIKYLYLQNNQIEEIKAGVFDNVTAELRWLILDNNHITNAKVEKGTIDKLTGLEKLYFSYNNLTEPIIPPSKSLEELKMTHNKFSKFPSGLLSDKENLTSVNLQFNQLTSDAISGAFKGLKKLLSLDVSHNKLKKLPAGVPSSLEILYADYNDIDSVGAGYLNKLPSLQYLRISHNKLADAGIPAGVFNVSSLLELDLSFNRLQSVPEIHRQLEHLYLQANEISKIDMSRLCKFVDYLTFSHLKTLRLDGNNVTHSDMPSDAVNCLRQASEILFH; encoded by the exons ATGTCTCCTCTTGGTTTACCCCTGTTGGCTGTACTGGTCAGTGTGGCCCTGTGCCAGTATGACTACGACTACCAGCCTCATTCCATGCTGGGACCCTCAGGGCCCAACTGTAATCAAGAATGCGAGTGCCCCGTCCTCTTCCCCTCTGCCATGTATTGTGACAGCCGCAAGCTCAAGTCCGTTCCCGTAGTCCCGACAGGTATCAAGTACCTGTACCTCCAGAACAACCAGATTGAAGAGATCAAGGCTGGAGTGTTTGATAACGTTACTGCTGAACTACGCTGGCTCATACTTGACAACAACCATATCACCAATGCTAAAGTAGAAAAGGGAACAATTGACAAACTCACCGGCCTGGAGAAGCTATATTTCAGCTACAACAACCTCACAGAGCCAATCATCCCTCCCTCAAAGTCCCTCGAAGAGCTGAAGATGACACACAACAAGTTCTCCAAGTTCCCCTCTGGACTTCTGTCCGACAAAGAGAATTTGACCTCCGTCAACCTTCAGTTCAATCAGTTAACCTCTGACGCCATCTCTGGGGCTTTCAAAGGGCTGAAGAAGTTGCTGTCTCTGGATGTGAGCCACAACAAGCTGAAGAAGCTGCCAGCCGGTGTCCCCAGCTCACTGGAAATCCTCTACGCTGACTACAACGACATCGACAGTGTTGGAGCCGGATACCTGAACAAGCTGCCGTCGCTGCAGTACCTAAGGATCTCCCACAACAAGCTAGCGGACGCCGGGATCCCTGCTGGAGTTTTCAATGTGTCGTCACTGCTGGAGCTGGACCTGTCGTTCAACCGGCTGCAGTCCGTCCCTGAGATCCACCGTCAGCTGGAGCACCTCTACCTGCAGGCCAACGAGATCAGCA AGATCGACATGTCAAGATTGTGCAAGTTCGTTGATTACCTCACGTTTTCCCATCTGAAGACTCTGCGTCTGGACGGCAACAACGTCACACACAGCGACATGCCCTCTGACGCGGTCAACTGTCTGCGCCAAGCTTCAGAGATCCTGTTTCATTAA
- the kera gene encoding keratocan, with product MAHLTSLLGILCLVGSVIGQDMPYEEYMAQIQACPKECHCPRNFPRAVYCDNKGLKTIPQIPPHTWYLYLQNNLIEVLSADTLRNATQLRWLTLNRNKITSEGVEDGVLNAMSHLVHLYMDDNLLSSVPSPLPASLEHLRLSRNRISKIPAGVFIGLDKLSLLDLQGNKLMDDAVTEVSLKGLNNLVQINLAKNQLTSMPLGLPPTTTQLFLDGNNIEKIPAGYFKGLPKVAFLRLNHNKLGSSGVPNDVFNVSSILDLQLSHNQLTEVPVISSGLEHLLLDHNKIKSLSGSNICPVSIDTVDDSINESVPRLRYLRLDGNEIKPPISRDVILCFRLLTSIVI from the exons ATGGCACATCTCACAAGCCTTCTCGGCATCTTGTGCCTGGTCGGGTCCGTCATCGGCCAGGACATGCCTTACGAGGAATACATGGCCCAGATCCAAGCCTGCCCTAAAGAATGTCACTGCCCCCGAAACTTTCCACGTGCTGTCTACTGTGACAACAAAGGCCTGAAGACCATCCCCCAAATCCCACCACACACATGGTATCTCTACTTGCAGAACAATTTAATAGAAGTGCTGTCAGCTGACACCCTGCGTAATGCCACACAACTGCGCTGGCTGACCCTAAACCGCAACAAAATCACAAGTGAAGGAGTGGAAGATGGTGTCCTGAATGCAATGTCTCACCTGGTGCACCTGTACATGGATGACAACCTCTTGTCTTCAGTGCCATCGCCCCTGCCAGCCAGTCTGGAGCATCTACGTCTCTCTCGCAACCGCATCTCCAAGATCCCCGCTGGTGTCTTCATTGGTCTGGATAAGCTGAGCCTCCTGGACCTCCAGGGCAACAAGTTGATGGATGACGCTGTGACGGAGGTGAGCCTGAAGGGTCTAAACAACCTGGTACAGATCAACCTAGCCAAGAACCAGCTGACGAGCATGCCTCTTGGCCTACCACCCACCACCACTCAGCTTTTTCTTGATGGCAACAACATTGAGAAGATCCCAGCCGGCTACTTTAAAGGATTGCCCAAGGTGGCATTCCTGAGGCTCAACCACAACAAACTTGGAAGCAGCGGAGTTCCCAACGATGTGTTTAATGTCTCCAGCATTTTGGATTTGCAGCTGTCCCACAACCAGCTGACTGAGGTGCCCGTCATTTCCTCAGGTCTTGAACACCTTCTCCTCGATCACAACAAGATCAAAA gCTTAAGCGGCTCCAATATCTGCCCTGTCTCCATTGACACTGTTGACGACTCTATCAATGAAAGTGTTCCTCGATTGCGCTACCTCCGGCTGGATGGCAACGAGATTAAACCACCAATTTCGAGGGATGTCATCCTCTGCTTCCGTCTCCTGACGTCCATTGTCATCTAA
- the epyc gene encoding epiphycan isoform X1, translating to MRMIVRLVLGLFVLKAVAASPRFSRQADLDSYDGTNYDVDLDNLNLENPDNYDYEDGLTIDDPLIEIGTLAPPDYNYAVPEASLEEQTEEEEEEEKELPLTPQLIPQGSGGSGVLMGPDTQKGMPTCLLCTCLGGSVYCDDLKLDSVPPLPKDTTHFYARYNRITKINKSDFASMNKLKKIDLTANEITSIDEKAFMGLPNLEELVIRENHIAQLPALPETMTLIDASHNNIGTKGLHREAFKDMTGLLYLYITDNHIDYVPVPLPDSLRSLHLQRNNIQMIHGDTFCNLKDFNYIRNALEDIRLDGNPINLSRTPQAYVCLPRIPIGDLI from the exons ATGAGGATGATCGTGCGGCTCGTGTTGGGACTCTTCGTCCTCAAAGCGGTGGCGGCCAGTCCCAGATTTTCCCGACAAGCGGACTTGGACTCATACGACGGCACCAACTACGATGTGGATCTAGACAATTTAAATTTGGAGAACCCGGATAACTACGACTACGAAGATGGGCTGACAATTGATGATCCTCTG ATAGAGATTGGAACGCTGGCCCCACCTGACTACAACTACGCCGTACCCGAGGCCTCCCtagaggagcagacagaggaggaggaggaggaggagaaagagttGCCGCTGACTCCCCAGCTCATCCCTCAGGGTTCAGGGGGCTCCGGGGTCCTCATGGGCCCAGACACACAGAAAG GTATGCCCACTTGCTTGCTGTGCACGTGCCTCGGCGGTTCGGTCTACTGTGATGACTTGAAGCTGGACAGCGTTCCACCTCTGCCCAAAGACACCACTCACTTCTATGCGCGCTACAACAGAATCACCAAGATCAACAAGTCCGACTTCGCCTCCATGA ACAAGCTGAAGAAAATCGACTTAACCGCCAACGAGATAACCAGCATCGACGAGAAGGCGTTTATGGGTCTGCCcaacctggaggagctggtgatCCGAGAAAATCACATCGCACAGCTGCCTGCGCTCCCCGAGACCATGACGCTGATCGATGCTAGCCACAACAACATCGGCACCAAGGGTCTGCACAGAGAGGCGTTCAAG GATATGACCGGCCTGCTGTACCTGTACATCACAGACAACCACATCGACTACGTGCCTGTGCCTCTGCCAGACAGCCTGCGATCCCTACACCTACAG CGCAACAATATTCAAATGATTCACGGGGACACGTTCTGCAACCTGAAAGATTTCAACTACATCAGGAATGCGCTGGAGGACATCCGTCTGGATGGCAACCCCATCAACCTCAGCAGGACCCCACAGGCCTACGTCTGCCTGCCCCGCATACCCATCGGGGATCTCATttaa
- the epyc gene encoding epiphycan isoform X2 — protein sequence MRMIVRLVLGLFVLKAVAASPRFSRQADLDSYDGTNYDVDLDNLNLENPDNYDYEDGLTIDDPLIEIGTLAPPDYNYAVPEASLEEQTEEEEEEEKELPLTPQLIPQGSGGSGVLMGPDTQKEVELRLTPIDILHFSGSGASGASGASGSGGSGDPLVSGSSGDSGDIVLISGDSEELLSSGGSGEFFLSGDILISGDFSGSGDLPGSGVGSGTSGASGDFGSGGSGISIELPLGSGGSGDQSGSGFSGDLFISGASGSSGVSGDSGESGDSGITLLSGGQYLYSTSVSLCDLC from the exons ATGAGGATGATCGTGCGGCTCGTGTTGGGACTCTTCGTCCTCAAAGCGGTGGCGGCCAGTCCCAGATTTTCCCGACAAGCGGACTTGGACTCATACGACGGCACCAACTACGATGTGGATCTAGACAATTTAAATTTGGAGAACCCGGATAACTACGACTACGAAGATGGGCTGACAATTGATGATCCTCTG ATAGAGATTGGAACGCTGGCCCCACCTGACTACAACTACGCCGTACCCGAGGCCTCCCtagaggagcagacagaggaggaggaggaggaggagaaagagttGCCGCTGACTCCCCAGCTCATCCCTCAGGGTTCAGGGGGCTCCGGGGTCCTCATGGGCCCAGACACACAGAAAG AGGTGGAGCTGCGTCTGACGCCCATTGACATCCTTCATTTCTCCGGGTCTGGGGCCTCTGGAGCTTCTGGGGCCTCTGGGTCTGGAGGTTCAGGAGATCCACTGGTCTCTGGCTCCTCCGGGGATTCAGGTGACATTGTCCTGATCTCAGGAGATTCCGAGGAGCTGCTGAGCTCCGGGGGGTCTGGGGAGTTCTTTTTATCTGGGGACATCTTGATATCTGGGGATTTCTCGGGATCTGGGGATCTCCCAGGGTCTGGGGTGGGATCCGGCACCTCTGGAGCCTCTGGAGACTTTGGCTCTGGAGGTTCTGGGATTTCAATTGAACTCCCCCTGGGCTCTGGAGGGTCCGGGGACCAGTCTGGTTCTGGGTTCTCTGGTGATCTCTTCATCTCAGGGGCCTCGGGAAGCTCTGGGGTTTCTGGGGACTCTGGTGAGTCTGGGGACTCTGGAATAACTTTATTATCTGGAGGTCAGTACCTGTACAGTacctctgtctcactctgtgatTTATGTTGA
- the si:dkeyp-38g8.5 gene encoding uncharacterized protein si:dkeyp-38g8.5, translated as MDSIIEERLVEEVRKYEHLYNPTASTYKDANITANSWREISAAVGLDVPECIKTWRRIRDKFVRVKKTTRGRSGDAGGQKVPDFFIFMSWLMPHIKHRQTKSKRDRKPTEPSSTSAPEASPKSSTSAPEGSPKSSTSAPEASPRSSTSASEASPELSPREVEEFVKLRVTNNSLFSGKRDSNTLAWKAILKHMGLQHKMNFSQASQIWENMKEKYTALKNPSDGMNAAPETWAHFHLMDEAAEGRLEGSAPVLKVFPGDKENCDFLPQKRRRVSMGTLPPVASVADRPEIEVSLNGDEEEGGLDLNLMMQEVDDERKGMEAERQVMDKEKRMMERERLVLQRERALLDREAATLERDRATLDREMAMMERERVLLEREKAMVEKDKDTMCREKLALEREKARLESLFTPGEATEENSENHSELKDSHAVNMDRKERFLHLFEKLIESF; from the exons ATGGACAGTATCATTGAAGAGCGCCTAGTGGAAGAGGTCCGGAAGTACGAACACCTGTACAACCCGACTGCGAGTACGTACAAAGACGCAAATATCACCGCGAACTCATGGAGAGAGATTTCGGCTGCGGTCGGGCTAGACGTGCCAGAGTGTATTAAGACATGGAGGAGGATTCGGGACAAATTTGTCCGGGTCAAGAAGACAACAAGAGGCCGCAGTGGCGATGCAGGGGGGCAGAAGGTCCCtgatttctttatctttatgtCGTGGTTGATGCCACACATAAAGCATCGTCAGACCAAGTCAAAACGCGACAGAaag CCGACGGAGCCATCATCCACCTCAGCACCTGAGGCCTCCCCCAAGTCCTCCACCTCAGCACCTGAGGGCTCCCCCAAGTCATCCACCTCAGCACCCGAGGCCTCCCCCAGATCATCCACCTCAGCATCTGAGGCCTCCCCTGAAT TGAGTCCGAGAGAAGTTGAAGAGTTTGTGAAGCTGAGGGTTACAAATAACTCCCTCTTCTCTGGAAAAAGGGACTCGAACACTCTGGCATGGAA GGCCATTCTCAAGCATATGGGATTACAACACAAGATGAACTTCAGTCAAGCATCCCAAATTTGGGagaacatgaaggagaagtACACG GCCCTGAAGAACCCCTCAGACGGGATGAACGCGGCCCCTGAGACGTGGGCTCACTTTCACCTGATGGACGAAGCCGCAGAGGGTCGACTGGAAGGCAGCGCCCCCGTCCTCAAGGTTTTCCCTGGTGATAAAGAGAATTGTGATTTCTTACcccagaagaggaggagggtatCCATGGGGACATTGCCTCCGGTAGCTTCGGTAGCAGACAGGCCGGAGATCGAGGTTTCACTGAACGGAGACGAAGAGGAAGGAGGTCTGGACTTGAATCTCATGATGCAGGAGGTGGACGACGAGAGGAAAGGGATGGAGGCGGAGAGACAGGTGATGGATAAGGAGAAACGGATGATGGAAAGGGAGCGGCTGGttctgcagagggagagggcGTTGCTGGATCGGGAGGCCGCCACTCTGGAGCGAGACAGGGCCACGCTTGACAGAGAGATGGCGATGATGGAGCGAGAGAGGGTGTtgctggagagggagaaggcGATGGTGGAGAAGGACAAAGATACTATGTGCAGGGAAAAGCTGGCTCTGGAGCGGGAGAAAGCCCGGCTGGAGAGTCTCTTCACCCCAGGAGAAGCAACAGAGGAGAATTCGGAAAACCACAGTGAGCTGAAAGACTCGCACGCTGTGAACATGGACAGGAAGGAGCGGTTCCTTCATTTGTTTGAAAAACTCATTGAAAGTTTTTGA